AGCTACGCAGGAGCACAAAACCAAGAAAAACTTGGTGAATCGGCATTTTGACTGCGGAACTCCATATAAAGTGCTCCTGACAGATATCACCTATCTTCCATACGGGAACGGTCAAACAGCCTATCTTTCCGCTGTCAAAGACGGTGCAACGGGAGAAATCGTTGCCCATCACTTTTCTACAAGCTTGAAAATGGGGTTGGTATATCAGACGTTGGAAAAACTGCCCAAAGTGATCCAACAAGATATTCTAGAAACAGAACGATACTTTCACTCGGACCAAGGTGTCCATTATACACACCCAACCTTTCAGAAAAAGGTTGAAGAAATGGGCTTGACGCAGTCCATGTCCCGGAGGGGCAACTGCTGGGATAACGCTCCTATGGAATCCTTTTTTGGTCATATGAAGGATATCGTCCTATCTGAAAAACAAGAGACACTTCAGGACCTGTGGTATGCCGTAGAAGAATATATTGAATTTTACAATCATCGCCGCTACCAAAAAAAATTAAAGAAGATGACCCCGATTGCTTATCGAGACCATCTTCTATGGGCAGTATGAACCTGTTTTTTTAGGTGTCTAGTTTAGAGGTAGGGATTCATTTTATATTTGGTTTCTCTTTTTTAATGTACTTCGTTCCATTCTTTCAGAAGCCAAGTTGCTTGATTACAGATACTATCTTCTTGGTCATTTAAAAAGACATCGAAAACTTCTTGCGTATTTTCAGGTAAAAAAAGACGATAGTAGAGAATTTGCATCTCTAAGGCATCAATTGTAGCTTGACGAATTCCACTATCAGAATGTTTAGAAAAATAGAGTAACCAGGAAAAGTACCACTTTTTATCTGTACAATCTTCTAAATGCATCCACAAGCCATTTAGCATAACAGGGTCTGTCGTCAACAAAAGGGCATGTTCTGCTTCAATAGTCGTTAATTTCCCTTCAAGAGGAAGAAGGATCTCCCCAGGTTCCAGATGATTTATAAAGGTTTCAAAATTAGGAGCAACCGTTTGCCAATTACCCGTTTCAAGGTCGATATAACGGATTGCAGGTTCTTTTTTATCGGAACACTGTGAATAGTCAAAGGCAAATAATTGTTCTTCGTGAGCACTGAAAATAACTAAGTAATCAGGAAGTGTTTCACGAGAAGGGATATTTTGTTGGGAAAGAATACTAGGGGTAGGTTGGTTATGAATTCCCCAAATATAATGGATATGAGCATAATCGAGGCCATCTGAAGTTGGCTCTTCTGTTTGTACTTGAACGTACTGCGTATACCCTCCATTTTGTTTTTCTAACAACTTTAAATAAGAAACAGGTAAATCTAGTGTAGAAAGAGAAGAAGTTAAAGGGAGTTCACCTGTAACAACAGGAGGAATTGGAGATTTTCCTTTTAAAAAACACATGTGATCATCCTCCATTATCATGATGATTTTCTTTTGTTTATCCTACCATGGAAACGATTAGGGAGCAAAAGGTTATGTTTTACTAACAATTTCGACAAAAGCTTCTTAATCTTCTATAATAAAGACAGAGGTACATACAAAATGATTTTAAGAATGGAGTGGAACAAGTGGGCTGGTTTATAGGAATCGTTATTGTCGTTGTAATCGTAATAGGAGCAGCATGGGTAAGTCTTTATAATCATTTAGTTCGTAATCGTTTATGGGTTACTGAAGCATGGAGTCAAATTGACGTCCAATTGAAACGTCGAAATGATTTAATTCCTAATTTATTAGAAACCGTAAAAGGATATGCTATACACGAACAAAGTACATTGACAAAAGTTACGGAACTTCGTAAGTTGGTTTCAGAAGTAGGAGATTCGAATCCGGAAAAGAAGATGGAACTATCCAATCAATTATCTAATCAACTGAGAAGTGTTTTTGCGATAGCAGAATCATACCCTGATTTAAAAGCGAATGAAAATTTTTTAAGACTTCAAACCGAACTATCTGAAACAGAAGACAAAATTGCTTATTCTCGCCAATTGTATAATTCCAGTGTCACTCAGTATAATATTAAATTATCAACGTTCCCTAGCATCATAGTAGCAAAAGCTCATCATTTTCTCCCTGAAGTTGTTTTGGATACTCCTGAAACGGAGAGAGCAGTTCCTGAAGTACGCTTTTAAGCGACAAAATAGGTGTCTAGTCTAGTCTTATGAAATTTTTAAAGTAATTCTATGGGATTATTAGATAAAAAGTTATATTATTGTAATAATATTAACATGTGTTTGATATCTAATTTTTCAATTAGAGTAGTACACTAAAGAAACGAGAAAACGAAAATGACTGTATTTTGATTGGTACGAATTTGTAAAAGCTAGTACGCAGTGATTTAGTATGGAGAATGGGAGGATATGTAGTGCCAGAACAAATGATTTAC
The Jeotgalibaca sp. MA1X17-3 genome window above contains:
- a CDS encoding LemA family protein, producing the protein MGWFIGIVIVVVIVIGAAWVSLYNHLVRNRLWVTEAWSQIDVQLKRRNDLIPNLLETVKGYAIHEQSTLTKVTELRKLVSEVGDSNPEKKMELSNQLSNQLRSVFAIAESYPDLKANENFLRLQTELSETEDKIAYSRQLYNSSVTQYNIKLSTFPSIIVAKAHHFLPEVVLDTPETERAVPEVRF
- a CDS encoding SMI1/KNR4 family protein, producing MCFLKGKSPIPPVVTGELPLTSSLSTLDLPVSYLKLLEKQNGGYTQYVQVQTEEPTSDGLDYAHIHYIWGIHNQPTPSILSQQNIPSRETLPDYLVIFSAHEEQLFAFDYSQCSDKKEPAIRYIDLETGNWQTVAPNFETFINHLEPGEILLPLEGKLTTIEAEHALLLTTDPVMLNGLWMHLEDCTDKKWYFSWLLYFSKHSDSGIRQATIDALEMQILYYRLFLPENTQEVFDVFLNDQEDSICNQATWLLKEWNEVH